A single Mastomys coucha isolate ucsf_1 chromosome X, UCSF_Mcou_1, whole genome shotgun sequence DNA region contains:
- the Plxnb3 gene encoding plexin-B3 encodes MLTDFLQAPVMAPWSPFSLHLLLLFLLLLPLTRAHRFSVPNTSFNHLVLAPDQGKLYVGAVNHLFQLSPELKMESVAVTGPVVDSPDCVPFHDLAECPQAQLTDNANQLLLVSSRTQELVACGQVRQGVCEKRHLADVTQVLYQAEDPGDGQFVAANALGVTTVGLVVPLPGRDLLLVARGLAGKLSAGVPPLTVRQLAGPQPFSSEGLGRLVVGDFSDYNNSYVGAFSDAHSAYFVFRRRGARAQAEYRSYVARVCLRDVNLYSYVEMPLICHGQGLIQAAFLTPDTLLGAFSAGTSQAQAALCAFPLADLDRRMEQARRLCYTTGGQGPSGMEEATVEYGVTSRCVTLPPDSPESYPCGDEHTPSPIAGRQPLEAQPLLQLGQPISAVTALQTDGHTIAFLGDTQGQLHKVFINSSHGQIYHSQQVGPPGSAISPDLLVDSSGDHLYVLTAQQVDRILVAACPQFSNCTTCLQARDPLCGWCTLQGRCTRRSECGRAAQPNQWLWSYEDNHCLYIQSLLPAHHPRQEQGQITLSVPRLPTLAMDEYFHCAFGDYNSLAQVEGPHVVCATPPQDQMPPNPIGSDHVTLPLALMFEDVVLTATTFSFYDCSAVQALEVAAPCRTCVSSLWRCHWCPQSSHCVYGEHCPEGEKAVYSAQEFQPSMPQWELSVPIYVTRGEIQRLDNAGDLHVTLYDCTMGHPDCSHCQAANGSLSCLWCGDGQPACRYGPLCPLGAVEQLCPIPSIDVIEPLTGPPEGGLAITILGSNLGQAFNDVRNAVTVAGQPCNPDPSLYRISARIVCVTSPAPNGTAGPVQVAIKSRPPGISTQNFTYQDPVLLSLNPQWGPQAGGTQLTIHGQHLQTGGNISAFVGDQPCPIQEPVCPEAIICHTMPQTEPGEAVVLVVFGHVERKLLTTPFRYTANPQLVEAEPSVSFRGGGRMIRVRGTGLDVVWQPLLSVWLEDEPRVKALGIQAQDVNQRRSCGAPAADPQACIHLESGLVQCSTLCSVNSSSLLLCHSPAVPDGALPKRVFFVLDNMQVDFASASGGQGFLYLPNPRLAPLSHEGITHPYHLKPGHVLDVEGEGLNLGISKEEVQVHIGDGVCLVKTLTLTHLYCEPPPQAPQPTNGSGTLPQFVVQMGNLRLALGPVQYEAESMMSTFPVEAQVGLGMGAAVLIASVLLLTLMYRHKSKQALRDYQKVLVQLENLETGVGDQCRKEFTDLMTEMTDLTSDLEASGIPFLDYRTYAERAFFPGHVGCPLQPGLEGPGEEGHSVTVCQGLTQLSNLLNSKLFLLTLIHTLEEQPSFSQRDRCHVASLLSLALHSKLEYLTDIMRTLLGDLAAHYVHKNPKLMLRRTETMVEKLLTNWLSICLYAFLKEVAGEPLYMLFRAIKYQVDKGPVDAVTGKAKRTLNDSHLLREDVEFQPLTLMALVGPGACGAAGNSEVHRVPTRVLDTDTITQVKEKVLDQIYKGTPFSQRPSVHSLDLEWRSGLAGHLTLSDEDLTSVTQNHWKRLNTLQHYKVPDGATVVLIPQLHNGGTVSQSLGQTGCPSGENTPMLEDGEEGGVRLWHLVKATEETEGAKVRRSSLRERERSRAKAIPEIYLTRLLSMKGTLQKFVDDTFQAILSMNQPVPIAVKYLFDFLDELAEKHGIEDPETLHIWKTNSLLLRFWVNALKNPQLIFDVRVSDNEDAILAVIAQTFIDSCMVSEHKVGRDSPVNKLLYAREIPRYKQMVEKYYEDIRQSSPASYQEMNSALAELSGNYTSAPHCLEALRELYSHIHRYYDQIISALEEDSVAQKMQLACRLQQVAALVEHKVTDL; translated from the exons ATGCTGACTGACTTCCTCCAGGCTCCTGTGATGGCTCCCTGGTCTCCCTTCAGCCtccacctgctgctgctgttcctgctacTGCTGCCCTTGACCAGGGCCCATCGCTTCTCTGTACCAAATACCAGCTTCAACCACCTGGTGCTGGCACCAGACCAGGGCAAACTCTATGTGGGTGCAGTGAATCACCTCTTCCAGCTCAGCCCTGAGCTGAAGATGGAGTCTGTGGCTGTCACTGGCCCTGTCGTTGACAGTCCTGATTGTGTGCCTTTCCATGACCTGGCTGAGTGCCCACAGGCCCAGCTCACTGATAATGCCAACCAGCTCTTGCTGGTGAGCAGCAGAACACAGGAGCTGGTGGCTTGTGGGCAAGTGAGGCAGGGTGTATGTGAGAAGCGGCACCTTGCAGACGTGACTCAAGTGTTGTACCAGGCTGAGGACCCTGGTGATGGGCAGTTTGTGGCTGCCAATGCCCTGGGAGTGACCACAGTAGGCCTAGTGGTGCCCTTGCCAGGCCGAGACCTCCTGCTGGTGGCCAGAGGCCTGGCAGGCAAGCTGTCAGCAGGAGTGCCACCCTTAACTGTGCGGCAGCTGGCTGGGCCACAGCCTTTCTCCAGTGAAGGTCTGGGAAGACTTGTGGTGGGTGACTTTTCAGACTATAACAATAGCTATGTAGGGGCTTTTTCTGATGCTCATTCTGCCTACTTTGTGTTCCGTCGCCGTGGGGCTCGGGCCCAGGCTGAGTATCGCTCCTATGTAGCTCGTGTCTGCCTCAGAGATGTCAACCTTTATTCTTACGTGGAAATGCCACTTATCTGCCATGGCCAGGGCCTTATCCAGGCTGCCTTTCTTACTCCAGACACCTTGCTAGGTGCATTTTCAGCAGGCACAAGTCAGGCACAGGCAGCCCTGTGTGCCTTTCCCTTAGCTGACCTGGACAGGAGGATGGAACAAGCCAGGCGACTTTGCTATACTACTGGTGGTCAGGGTCCCAGCGGCATGGAAGAAGCCACTGTGGAGTATGGTGTCACGTCCCGTTGCGTAACACTGCCTCCT GACTCCCCCGAGTCATACCCCTGTGGTGATGAACACACCCCCAGCCCCATCGCAGGCCGCCAACCACTGGAGGCCCAGCCTCTGCTGCAACTGGGACAGCCCATCAGTGCAGTGACTGCTCTCCAGACAGATGGGCACACGATAGCCTTCCTGGGAGATACCCAGGGCCAGCTACATAAG GTGTTTATAAACAGCTCACATGGCCAGATATACCATTCCCAGCAAGTGGGGCCCCCAGGCTCAGCCATCAGCCCAGACCTGCTGGTAGACAGCAGTGGAGACCACCTCTATGTCCTGACTGCCCAGCAG GTAGACAGGATACTTGTGGCAGCCTGTCCTCAGTTTTCTAACTGCACTACCTGCCTCCAGGCCAGGGACCCACTATGTGGCTGGTGCACCCTTCAGGGCAG GTGTACTCGGAGAAGCGAGTGTGGACGGGCGGCTCAGCCAAACCAGTGGCTGTGGAGCTATGAAGACAACCACTGCCTTTACATCCAGAGCCTGCTACCAGCCCATCACCCACGTCAGGAACAGGGCCAG ATCACTCTATCTGTTCCTCGGCTGCCCACCCTAGCCATGGATGAATACTTCCACTGTGCCTTTGGGGACTATAACAGTCTAGCTCAGGTGGAAGGGCCCCATGTGGTCTGTGCCACCCCTCCTCAAGATCAGATGCCACCTAATCCTATAGGCTCAG ATCATGTCACCTTGCCCCTGGCCCTGATGTTTGAGGATGTGGTATTGACTGCTACCACATTCTCCTTCTATGACTGCAGCGCTGTTCAGGCCTTGGAAGTGGCTGCCCC GTGCCGCACTTGTGTGAGCAGCCTGTGGCGGTGCCACTGGTGCCCCCAGAGTAGCCACTGTGTATATGGAGAGCACTGCCCAGAGGGTGAAAAGGCTGTCTACAGTGCCCAGGAG TTCCAACCCTCTATGCCTCAGTGGGAGCTCTCAGTGCCCATCTATGTAACCAGGGGTGAGATCCAGAGGCTGGACAATGCCGGTGATCTTCATG TGACTCTATATGACTGTACCATGGGTCACCCTGACTGCAGCCACTGCCAAGCAGCCAATGGGAGCCTGAGCTGTTTGTGGTGTGGTGATGGCCAGCCTGCCTGCCGCTATGGGCCTCTCTGCCCACTAGGTGCTGTGGAACAGCTATGCCCTATACCCAGCATTGATGTG ATTGAACCCCTGACTGGTCCCCCAGAAGGTGGCTTGGCCATTACCATCCTGGGTTCCAACTTGGGCCAGGCCTTTAATGATGTGCGAAATGCTGTGACTGTGGCTGGCCAGCCCTGCAACCCTGACCCTTCTCTCTACCGCATCTCTGCCCG GATTGTATGTGTGACATCTCCTGCTCCCAATGGCACTGCTGGGCCAGTCCAAGTGGCCATTAAGAGTCGTCCTCCTGGTATCTCAACCCAGAACTTCACCTACCAG GACCCAGTTCTGCTGAGCCTGAATCCTCAGTGGGGCCCCCAGGCAGGGGGCACCCAGCTCACCATCCATGGGCAGCATCTCCAGACAGGAGGCAACATCAGTGCCTTTGTGGGTGACCAACCTTGCCCTAT CCAGGAGCCTGTGTGTCCTGAAGCCATCATATGCCATACCATGCCCCAGACGGAGCCAGGAGAAGCAGTGGTCCTTGTAGTCTTTGGCCATGTTGAACGCAAACTGCTCACCACCCCTTTTCGATACACTGCCAACCCCCAACTGGTAGAAGCAGAGCCTAGTGTCAGCTTCCGGGG AGGTGGACGAATGATTCGAGTCAGGGGTACAGGCTTAGATGTTGTGTGGCAGCCCTTGCTGTCTGTGTGGCTAGAGGATGAGCCCAGAGTGAAGGCTTTGGGGATTCAGGCCCAGGATGTGAACCAGAGGAGGAGCTGTGGTGCCCCTGCTGCAGATCCCCAGGCTTGTATTCATCTTGAGAGTGGCTTAGTACAG tgctcCACCCTCTGCTCTGTTAACTCATCCAGCCTCCTCCTGTGCCACAGTCCAGCGGTGCCGGATGGGGCCCTCCCAAAGCGAGTCTTCTTTGTCCTAGACAACATGCAAGTAGACTTTGCCAGTGCTAGTGGGGGCCAGGGATTCCTATACCTGCCTAACCCTCGCCTGGCTCCACTCAGTCATGAGGGGATTACTCATCCCTACCACCTCAAGCCAGGCCATGTCCTGGATGTGGAG GGTGAGGGCCTCAATCTGGGGATCAGCAAGGAGGAGGTACAGGTGCATATTGGAGATGGAGTGTGCCTGGTGAAGACGCTGACACTTACTCACTTGtactgtgagccaccaccacaAGCCCCTCAGCCCACCAATGGTTCAGGCACCCTGCCGCAGTTTGTG GTGCAGATGGGCAACTTGCGCCTGGCTCTAGGCCCTGTCCAGTATGAAGCAGAGTCCATGATGTCCACCTTTCCTGTGGAGGCTCAGGTGGGCCTGGGCATGGGTGCTGCTGTGCTGATTGCTTCAGTGCTCCTCCTCACCCTCATGTACAG GCACAAGAGCAAGCAGGCCTTGCGAGACTATCAGAAGGTGCTGGTGCAGTTGGAGAACCTGGAAACTGGTGTGGGTGACCAGTGCCGCAAGGAGTTCACAG ACCTGATGACTGAGATGACAGACCTCACCAGTGACCTAGAGGCCAGTGGGATTCCCTTCCTGGATTACCGAACATATGCTGAGCGTGCCTTCTTCCCCGGCCATGTTGGCTGCCCACTGCAGCCAGGGCTCGAGGGGCCTGGGGAAGAGGGTCACAGTGTCACCGTGTGCCAGGGTCTCACACAACTCTCCAATTTGCTCAACAGCAAGCTCTTCCTTCTCACA CTCATCCACACCTTAGAGGAGCAGCCAAGCTTCTCCCAGAGGGACCGCTGCCATGTGGCTTCACTACTTTCTCTGGCTCTGCACAGCAAGCTTGAGTATTTAACGGATATCATGAGGACTCTGCTTGGTGACCTAGCAGCCCATTATGTACACAAGAACCCCAAGCTCATGTTACGCAG GACGGAGACTATGGTAGAGAAGCTGCTTACCAACTGgctatctatctgtctctatgCCTTCTTGAAG GAAGTGGCTGGTGAGCCACTGTACATGCTTTTCCGGGCCATCAAGTACCAGGTGGACAAGGGCCCCGTGGATGCTGTGACAGGGAAGGCAAAACGAACTCTGAATGACAGTCATCTGCTACGAGAAGATGTGGAGTTCCAGCCCCTGACCCTGATGGCACTGGTAGGACCAGGGGCTTGTGGGGCAGCAGGAAACAGTGAAGTGCATCGAGTGCCAACCCGGGTGCTTGATACAGACACCATCACCCAAGTCAAGGAGAAGGTGTTGGATCAAATCTACAAGGGAACCCCCTTCTCCCAGAGGCCTTCAGTGCACTCCCTAGACCTTG AGTGGCGATCAGGCCTAGCTGGTCACCTAACCCTGTCAGATGAGGACTTGACCTCTGTTACTCAAAACCACTGGAAGAGACTCAACACCCTACAACACTACAAG GTTCCAGATGGAGCAACAGTGGTACTCATTCCTCAGCTGCACAATGGTGGCACTGTCTCCCAGAGTCTGGGCCAAACTGGCTGTCCTTCTGGAGAGA ACACTCCCATGCTGGAAGATGGTGAGGAAGGTGGAGTTCGGCTCTGGCACCTGGTAAAGGCcactgaggagacagaagggGCTAAAGTGCGGCGCAGCAGCCTTCGAGAACGAGAACGGTCACGAGCCAAAGCCATTCCTGAAATCTATCTTACTCGCTTACTTTCAATGAAG GGCACCCTGCAGAAGTTTGTGGATGACACCTTCCAGGCCATTCTTAGCATGAATCAGCCTGTGCCTATTGCTGTTAAGTACCTATTTGACTTTCTGGATGAGCTGGCAGAGAAACATGGCATTGAAGATCCAGAGACCCTGCACATTTGGAAGACAAACAG CCTACTGCTGCGATTCTGGGTGAATGCCTTGAAGAACCCACAGCTCATCTTTGATGTACGAGTGTCAGACAATGAGGATGCCATCTTGGCTGTCATTGCACAGACCTTCATCGATTCCTGCATGGTCTCAGAGCATAAAGTGGGCCGG GATTCCCCAGTGAACAAACTGCTCTACGCCCGGGAGATTCCTCGCTATAAGCAGATGGTGGAGAA GTACTATGAGGACATTCGCCAGAGCTCTCCAGCAAGCTATCAAGAGATGAACTCAGCTCTGGCTGAACTCTCTGGG AATTATACCTCTGCTCCCCACTGCCTGGAGGCTCTTCGAGAACTTTACAGCCACATCCACAGGTATTATGACCAG ATTATCAGTGCCCTGGAGGAGGACTCTGTAGCCCAGAAGATGCAACTGGCTTGCCGCCTGCAGCAGGTCGCTGCCTTGGTGGAACACAAAGTGACTGACCTGTGA